A window of the Brumimicrobium sp. genome harbors these coding sequences:
- the sufB gene encoding Fe-S cluster assembly protein SufB has translation MEGYTEEELAKDLENQEYKYGFVSNFESDRAPKGLNEEIIRLISAKKDEPEWLLEKRLEAFRHWQTLIEPEWAHVQYNKPDFQAISYYSAPKQKKKYESWDDVDPEMKETMKKLGISLEEQQRLTGTAVDFVIDSVSVATSFKKKLKELGIIFCSMSEAVKEHPELVKKYLGTVVPSTDNFYAALNSAVFTDGSFCYIPKGIRCPMELSTYFRINDGETGQFERTLVIADEGSYVSYLEGCTAPQRDENQLHAAVVELIAMDNAEIKYSTVQNWYPGDKNGEGGVFNFVTKRGLCEKSAKISWTQVETGSAITWKYPSCILKGDNSVGEFYSVAVTNNYQQADTGTKMVHIGKNTSSTIISKGISGGYSQNSYRGLVQIHASAENARNRSECDSLLLTDKCGAHTFPYIECKNSSARVEHEATTSKIAEDQIFYCQQRGIDEEKAIGLIVNGYCKEVLNKMPMEFAVEAQKLLEISLENSVG, from the coding sequence ATGGAAGGATATACAGAGGAGGAATTAGCTAAAGACTTAGAGAACCAAGAGTATAAATATGGGTTTGTGTCTAATTTCGAGTCGGACAGAGCTCCTAAAGGGTTAAATGAAGAAATTATCCGCCTTATTTCTGCTAAAAAAGATGAGCCAGAATGGTTGTTGGAGAAACGTTTGGAAGCTTTCCGCCATTGGCAAACTTTAATTGAACCAGAATGGGCGCATGTTCAATACAATAAACCTGATTTTCAGGCAATTTCTTATTATTCTGCGCCTAAGCAAAAGAAAAAATATGAAAGCTGGGATGATGTTGATCCAGAGATGAAGGAGACTATGAAGAAGTTGGGGATTTCGTTAGAAGAACAGCAACGTTTAACAGGAACGGCGGTAGATTTTGTAATTGATTCAGTTTCAGTAGCTACTTCCTTTAAAAAGAAACTGAAAGAACTAGGAATTATCTTTTGTTCTATGTCAGAAGCTGTAAAGGAACACCCGGAATTAGTGAAAAAATACTTAGGAACAGTAGTTCCTTCTACAGATAATTTTTATGCTGCATTAAATAGTGCGGTGTTTACAGATGGTTCTTTCTGTTATATCCCAAAAGGAATTAGATGTCCTATGGAATTATCTACATATTTCCGAATTAATGATGGTGAAACAGGACAGTTCGAACGAACTCTAGTGATTGCAGATGAGGGATCTTATGTTTCCTATTTGGAAGGTTGTACAGCACCACAGCGTGATGAGAATCAGTTGCATGCAGCTGTTGTGGAATTAATAGCTATGGATAATGCTGAAATTAAATATTCTACGGTGCAAAATTGGTATCCAGGAGATAAGAATGGTGAAGGAGGAGTATTTAACTTTGTTACTAAGCGTGGTTTATGTGAAAAGAGTGCTAAGATTTCATGGACACAAGTAGAAACGGGATCTGCTATTACGTGGAAATATCCTTCTTGTATTTTAAAAGGTGATAATTCAGTGGGAGAATTCTATTCTGTGGCTGTGACGAATAACTACCAACAAGCCGATACTGGGACTAAGATGGTTCATATAGGAAAGAATACTTCAAGTACAATTATTTCTAAAGGGATTTCAGGAGGATATTCTCAAAACTCATATAGAGGTTTAGTACAAATTCATGCGAGCGCTGAGAATGCTCGTAATCGTTCAGAATGTGACTCCTTATTATTGACCGATAAATGTGGGGCACATACTTTTCCCTATATTGAATGTAAGAATAGTTCGGCTAGAGTGGAACATGAAGCTACTACGTCTAAAATAGCAGAAGATCAAATTTTCTACTGCCAACAGCGTGGTATCGATGAAGAAAAAGCAATCGGTTTGATTGTTAATGGTTATTGTAAAGAGGTTTTAAATAAAATGCCTATGGAATTTGCAGTGGAAGCACAGAAATTATTGGAGATTTCATTAGAGAATTCAGTAGGTTAG
- the sufC gene encoding Fe-S cluster assembly ATPase SufC, with protein sequence MLKIKNLHAKVEEGAEILRGLDLEVKPGEVHAIMGPNGAGKSTLASVLSGKDGYEVTEGSVEFNEKDLLELEADERAKEGMFLAFQYPMEIPGVSNINFLRTAINEIRAYRKEEPMSGKDFLDKVKTASKIVELDSSLASRSVNVGFSGGEKKRNEIFQMAMLEPKLAILDETDSGLDIDALRIVSNGVNQLKSKDNAIILITHYQRLLDYIQPDFVHVLYKGKIIKTGTKELALELEEKGYDWITEEMAQ encoded by the coding sequence ATGTTAAAGATAAAAAATCTGCATGCTAAAGTAGAAGAAGGAGCAGAAATACTTAGAGGTTTAGATTTGGAAGTGAAACCAGGTGAGGTTCATGCTATTATGGGACCAAATGGAGCTGGTAAATCTACCTTAGCCTCAGTTCTATCTGGTAAAGATGGATATGAAGTAACAGAAGGTTCTGTAGAATTTAATGAAAAAGACTTACTGGAATTAGAAGCGGATGAACGTGCTAAAGAAGGAATGTTTTTAGCTTTCCAATATCCTATGGAAATACCAGGTGTATCTAATATCAATTTCTTGCGTACTGCAATAAATGAAATTAGAGCTTATCGTAAAGAAGAACCTATGTCTGGAAAAGATTTCTTAGACAAAGTGAAAACTGCTTCTAAGATTGTAGAATTGGATAGCTCATTAGCTAGTAGATCTGTAAATGTCGGTTTCTCTGGAGGTGAGAAAAAACGAAATGAAATTTTCCAAATGGCGATGTTAGAACCAAAATTAGCTATTTTAGATGAAACTGACTCAGGCCTAGATATAGACGCATTAAGAATTGTTTCAAATGGTGTGAATCAGTTGAAGTCTAAGGATAATGCAATTATTCTAATTACCCACTACCAACGCTTATTGGATTATATACAACCTGATTTTGTGCACGTATTGTATAAAGGAAAAATCATTAAAACAGGTACAAAAGAATTAGCCTTAGAATTGGAAGAAAAAGGATACGATTGGATTACGGAAGAAATGGCTCAGTAA
- the sufD gene encoding Fe-S cluster assembly protein SufD: protein MEMVIDNKVLEFVADLKLPEVISNVRKQAADALNGMDFPTTKVEEWKYTRVSKYVKKKYIQSKIDADIQKYIPSDLEGHRLIFINGYYNESLSSIIKEDNALNIQSIELLNEEYYTDLLEDISENVFSLINKAYQTGGIFIQVKENAKLKYPIHLLFLTKGNGVIANTRNFIQLESGAEAEVFVTFNSENSDDSFTNCVLEGHVENNAHLTITKLQSEENNVFHVSKDLFIQDTGSTFKMNTITTGGSLIRNSVDVLVEGENCHTELNGVYLGVEKQLIDNHTLIDQMFPNCTSNELYKGVMGDESTGVFNGRVIVRQDAQKIQAYQSNKNILLTKKASVNSKPELEIYADDVMCSHGSTVGDLDDDAIFYLKTRGISEEKAKHMLIGAFIGDVLERIENEPIREIVNKRFTEKFGWEF, encoded by the coding sequence ATGGAAATGGTGATAGATAATAAAGTATTAGAGTTTGTTGCTGATTTGAAGTTGCCTGAAGTAATTTCAAATGTCAGAAAACAAGCAGCGGATGCATTGAATGGTATGGACTTCCCTACAACTAAGGTAGAGGAATGGAAATATACCCGTGTATCTAAATACGTTAAGAAAAAATATATTCAGTCTAAAATAGATGCAGATATTCAAAAATATATCCCATCTGATTTAGAAGGTCATAGACTCATCTTTATTAATGGATATTATAATGAATCCCTATCGTCTATAATAAAAGAGGATAATGCACTGAATATTCAATCAATAGAATTGCTTAATGAAGAGTATTATACAGATCTTCTAGAAGATATTTCCGAGAATGTATTTTCATTAATCAATAAGGCGTATCAAACAGGAGGAATCTTTATTCAGGTAAAAGAAAATGCCAAATTGAAATATCCAATTCATCTCTTATTCTTGACCAAAGGAAATGGTGTTATAGCCAATACTAGAAACTTTATTCAATTGGAATCAGGGGCAGAAGCTGAAGTATTTGTTACGTTTAACTCTGAGAATTCTGATGATAGTTTTACGAATTGTGTATTGGAAGGACATGTAGAGAATAATGCCCATTTAACAATCACCAAATTACAATCAGAAGAAAATAATGTCTTCCATGTGTCTAAAGATTTATTTATTCAAGATACTGGGAGCACCTTTAAAATGAATACAATTACAACAGGAGGCTCATTGATACGGAATAGTGTAGATGTATTAGTAGAAGGAGAAAACTGTCATACAGAATTAAATGGCGTATATTTAGGAGTGGAGAAGCAGTTAATAGATAATCATACATTAATAGATCAGATGTTTCCAAATTGTACATCAAATGAATTATATAAAGGAGTAATGGGTGATGAATCTACTGGAGTATTTAATGGAAGAGTGATTGTGAGACAAGACGCACAAAAGATACAAGCATATCAATCGAATAAAAATATTCTATTAACAAAAAAAGCAAGCGTTAACTCTAAACCAGAGTTGGAGATTTATGCAGATGATGTGATGTGCTCACATGGTTCAACTGTAGGGGATTTAGATGATGATGCTATCTTTTATTTAAAAACACGTGGGATTTCTGAAGAAAAAGCAAAACACATGTTGATAGGAGCTTTTATTGGCGATGTGTTAGAACGAATTGAGAACGAACCTATTCGAGAGATCGTAAATAAAAGATTTACTGAAAAATTTGGTTGGGAATTTTAA
- a CDS encoding 3-deoxy-D-manno-octulosonic acid transferase gives MIYNLGIFIYGILVRIGSLFHPKAKKWVDGRKRLFQQFPQVENANVVWFHCASMGEYDQGLPIMEAWKKQFPEDFILVTFFSPSGYEYFKTKSIGNYTCYLPLDTKRNAKKFIRHFKPKKVFFIKYEIWINFLKAAKTSGSEIYAISANYRIKHRYFKWYGGYFRNALHLFNHIFVQNQNSKNLLENIHLNNITVSGDTRFDRVANRAHHAQENPIFSKWVSTEDVLVIGSSWPKDESVLLPLINSGKITQKIILAPHEVHEGHVQQILAQLQVKYQLYTDLQQGEILSDDTKVVILNCIGILAEAYKYGKIAYVGGGFGSALHNILEPAAFGLPVIFGPIHTNFPEASTFINKGIGDSIYDQASFMEAYYSILSDENIAERVREYIQQNTGATHIVMEYFTK, from the coding sequence ATGATATACAATCTTGGTATTTTCATATATGGTATTTTAGTCCGAATTGGAAGTTTATTTCATCCGAAAGCTAAAAAATGGGTAGATGGTCGTAAGAGATTATTTCAGCAATTCCCTCAGGTAGAAAATGCAAACGTCGTATGGTTTCATTGTGCTTCTATGGGAGAATACGACCAAGGTTTACCTATTATGGAGGCTTGGAAAAAACAATTTCCAGAAGATTTCATCCTTGTCACCTTTTTTAGCCCTTCCGGATACGAATATTTTAAAACAAAATCGATTGGGAATTACACCTGTTATCTTCCTCTCGATACAAAAAGAAATGCAAAAAAATTTATTCGTCATTTTAAACCTAAAAAAGTATTCTTCATCAAGTATGAGATTTGGATTAATTTTCTGAAAGCTGCAAAAACATCAGGAAGTGAAATTTACGCCATAAGTGCCAATTATAGAATCAAGCATAGATATTTCAAATGGTATGGTGGATATTTCCGTAACGCATTGCATTTATTTAATCACATCTTTGTACAAAATCAAAACAGTAAGAATCTATTAGAAAATATACACCTAAATAATATAACTGTTTCAGGTGACACACGTTTTGACAGAGTAGCAAATCGTGCTCATCATGCACAAGAAAATCCCATTTTTTCAAAATGGGTATCAACAGAAGACGTTCTCGTGATTGGTAGCTCCTGGCCAAAAGATGAGTCCGTACTTTTGCCTCTTATAAATTCAGGAAAAATAACCCAAAAAATTATTCTCGCCCCGCATGAAGTTCATGAAGGCCATGTTCAACAAATTCTAGCTCAATTACAAGTAAAATATCAATTATATACAGATTTACAACAGGGAGAGATCTTGTCAGATGATACAAAAGTTGTTATTTTAAATTGTATCGGGATTTTAGCCGAAGCATATAAATATGGAAAAATTGCTTATGTAGGTGGTGGATTTGGATCTGCTCTGCACAATATTCTCGAGCCAGCAGCATTTGGACTACCTGTTATATTTGGTCCTATACACACCAACTTTCCAGAAGCCTCAACGTTTATCAATAAAGGCATTGGAGATAGTATTTATGATCAAGCATCTTTTATGGAAGCTTATTATTCTATTCTTTCTGATGAGAATATTGCAGAAAGGGTGCGTGAATACATCCAGCAAAATACAGGAGCGACCCACATTGTAATGGAATATTTTACCAAATAA
- the purB gene encoding adenylosuccinate lyase: MSIKLNTLTAISPIDGRYRSKSEDLASYFSEFGLIRYRTLIEIEYLIALAENSGISNIKINPSQTQALREVYKNFTEEDALVIKGTEKVTNHDVKAVEYFVKDKMKSLGLESILEFVHFGLTSQDINNTAIPLLLKEAVNSVYLPELDKVCIQIKTLADEWKNIPMLARTHGQPATPTKLGKELFVFYERIQVQLKQLKQIPFSAKFGGATGNLNAHFVAYPQKDWVHFANDFVEKQLGLTRSQTTTQIEHYDNLAALFDAMKRINTILIDMNRDIWTYISIDYFKQKVKEGEVGSSAMPHKVNPIDFENSEGNLGLANALFEFFAQKLPISRLQRDLTDSTVLRNIGVPLAHSIIAFNSTQKGLEKLVLNESALADDLEDNWAVIAEAIQTILRREGYPQPYEALKKLTRKNEKVTKETVHHFIDNLEVNELLKKELKNITPHNYTGF; encoded by the coding sequence ATGTCGATAAAACTCAACACACTTACGGCTATATCCCCTATTGACGGAAGATATAGAAGTAAATCCGAAGATTTAGCAAGTTATTTTTCTGAATTTGGACTCATTAGATATAGAACACTTATAGAAATTGAATATCTCATTGCTTTAGCAGAGAATTCTGGAATTTCTAATATAAAAATAAATCCTAGTCAAACCCAAGCCTTACGAGAAGTCTATAAAAATTTTACGGAAGAAGATGCCTTAGTAATTAAAGGCACTGAAAAAGTAACCAATCACGATGTGAAAGCCGTTGAATATTTTGTTAAAGACAAAATGAAATCACTTGGTTTGGAATCAATTCTTGAATTTGTACATTTTGGACTAACTTCTCAAGATATAAACAACACAGCTATCCCATTGTTATTAAAAGAAGCTGTAAATAGTGTATATTTACCAGAGCTTGATAAGGTTTGCATTCAAATAAAAACTTTAGCTGATGAGTGGAAGAATATTCCTATGTTGGCAAGAACACATGGGCAGCCGGCAACTCCTACCAAGCTAGGAAAAGAATTATTTGTATTTTATGAAAGAATACAAGTGCAGTTAAAACAGCTAAAACAAATTCCTTTCTCTGCGAAATTTGGCGGTGCTACTGGGAACCTTAATGCTCATTTCGTTGCTTATCCACAAAAAGACTGGGTACATTTTGCTAATGATTTTGTAGAAAAACAATTAGGGTTAACAAGAAGTCAAACTACAACACAAATTGAACATTACGACAATCTCGCTGCTCTTTTTGACGCCATGAAACGCATCAATACAATCTTGATAGATATGAATCGTGATATTTGGACATATATCTCGATAGATTATTTCAAACAAAAAGTTAAAGAAGGAGAAGTAGGATCAAGTGCCATGCCTCACAAAGTGAATCCTATTGACTTTGAAAACTCAGAAGGGAACTTGGGTCTTGCAAATGCTCTATTTGAGTTTTTTGCACAGAAACTACCCATATCCAGACTTCAAAGAGACTTGACAGATTCTACTGTACTTAGGAATATTGGTGTACCGTTGGCACATAGTATTATTGCTTTCAACTCCACACAAAAAGGTTTAGAAAAATTAGTCTTAAATGAAAGTGCACTTGCAGATGATCTAGAAGATAATTGGGCGGTAATTGCAGAAGCCATACAAACCATCTTAAGGAGGGAAGGCTATCCACAACCGTATGAGGCATTGAAAAAATTAACCCGAAAGAATGAAAAAGTAACCAAAGAAACGGTGCATCATTTTATTGATAATTTAGAGGTTAATGAACTCCTAAAAAAAGAGCTTAAAAATATCACCCCTCATAATTACACGGGTTTTTAA
- a CDS encoding transposase, translating into MDKSKNQYIKRTQKDYSMSFKLAVVKEVESGEISTEAVMRKYGIQSHSTILNWRRKFGIFDLKNSSNSIFMKTPQQRIQELEQKLRLLESKNDFLEEQLMKAEDKAYILDKLIDIAEKEYMLPVRKNSFPDQSKKQTKKGKGQ; encoded by the coding sequence ATGGATAAATCTAAAAATCAGTACATTAAACGTACACAAAAAGATTACAGCATGTCTTTTAAATTAGCTGTAGTTAAAGAAGTTGAAAGCGGAGAAATTAGTACCGAAGCAGTAATGCGAAAGTACGGTATACAATCTCATAGTACAATTTTAAATTGGAGAAGGAAATTTGGTATCTTTGATTTAAAAAACAGTTCTAATTCTATATTTATGAAAACACCACAACAAAGAATCCAAGAGTTAGAGCAGAAATTACGGTTATTGGAATCAAAGAATGATTTCTTAGAGGAACAATTAATGAAAGCCGAGGATAAAGCTTATATTTTGGATAAGCTTATAGACATAGCAGAAAAAGAATATATGCTTCCTGTAAGAAAAAACTCCTTCCCCGATCAATCAAAGAAACAAACAAAGAAAGGCAAAGGTCAATAG
- a CDS encoding IS3 family transposase, whose protein sequence is MVGINRQYYYRSFWLINEKREVASQVIEMVNNVRIKMPRIGTKKLYFLLKEELKGLHVGRDKLFDILRANHMLVIPRKNYHITTNSHHRFHKYKNIVENLEITKPEQVWVSDITYIEGRGNGYLALVTDAYSKRIMGYDLSNSLATEGALRALKMACKNRIYKNHPLIHHSDRGIQYCSNKYQECLKRKNIRPSMTESYDPYANAVAERVNGILKDEFLLENYKADIQTMKKIVKESIEIYNNQRPHLSCELLTPSKMHMQRTIKRKTYKKTSVKLASQKF, encoded by the coding sequence TTGGTCGGGATAAATAGACAATACTATTATCGTAGTTTCTGGCTTATAAATGAAAAACGAGAAGTCGCTAGCCAAGTTATTGAAATGGTTAATAATGTACGTATAAAAATGCCTAGAATAGGTACTAAGAAGCTTTATTTTCTTTTAAAAGAAGAATTAAAAGGTCTTCATGTGGGTAGAGATAAACTTTTTGATATTCTTAGAGCAAATCATATGTTAGTAATTCCAAGGAAAAACTATCATATCACAACTAATTCTCATCATCGATTTCATAAATATAAAAATATTGTAGAGAATTTAGAAATAACAAAACCAGAACAAGTATGGGTATCAGATATAACTTATATTGAAGGAAGAGGTAATGGTTATTTAGCTCTAGTAACGGATGCTTATTCAAAGAGGATAATGGGGTATGATTTATCAAATAGCCTTGCAACAGAAGGTGCTTTAAGAGCTCTTAAAATGGCCTGTAAAAATCGTATATATAAGAATCATCCTTTGATTCATCATTCTGATAGAGGAATACAATATTGTAGTAATAAATATCAAGAATGTCTTAAAAGGAAAAATATTCGACCTAGTATGACTGAAAGCTATGATCCGTATGCAAACGCGGTAGCTGAAAGAGTAAATGGAATATTAAAGGATGAGTTTTTATTGGAAAATTATAAAGCTGATATTCAAACAATGAAAAAAATTGTAAAAGAATCTATTGAAATCTATAATAACCAAAGACCACATCTGTCATGTGAATTGTTAACACCAAGTAAAATGCATATGCAAAGAACTATAAAAAGAAAAACTTATAAAAAAACTTCTGTGAAGCTAGCTTCACAGAAGTTTTAA